A single genomic interval of Bacteroidota bacterium harbors:
- a CDS encoding FAD-binding protein: MTTFTQNKVDFWLSEAGLPDPPFALKVAKHGKVIIITKANSEDSIQICSGRDCRCDARSDTFEKHVQDTLECGAGLCDERIVRMVVTEGPRIRGIIEWGTRFDKNETGSSILQKKADTVSIAYCISKMHGNEIERALLEQIHQHPNISIYTLFCR, from the coding sequence ATGACTACCTTTACACAAAACAAAGTAGATTTTTGGTTATCGGAAGCGGGATTGCCGGACCCACCGTTTGCTCTGAAAGTGGCGAAACATGGCAAGGTTATCATTATCACCAAAGCAAACTCTGAAGATTCAATACAAATATGCTCAGGGCGGGATTGCAGGTGTGATGCACGGTCGGATACTTTTGAAAAACATGTTCAGGATACTCTGGAATGTGGTGCCGGATTATGCGATGAACGAATTGTAAGAATGGTCGTTACCGAAGGGCCGCGCATTCGTGGGATTATCGAATGGGGAACCAGGTTTGATAAAAATGAAACCGGAAGTTCGATCTTGCAAAAGAAGGCGGACACAGTGAGCATCGCGTATTGCATTTCAAAGATGCACGGAAATGAAATTGAACGTGCATTGCTGGAACAGATCCATCAGCATCCCAATATTTCTATTTACACATTATTTTGCCGTTGA